The nucleotide window TGCTGGCGGGAAGTATCGTCGCGCTGAGCCTCGCGCAGGGGCTGAACAGCCTGAGCATGGGCGGTGACATGGCGGCCGCGCTGGGTACGCACGTCAGGCGCACGCAGCTGCTGGGACTGCTGGCAATTGCCCTGTTAAGTGGAGCGGCCACGGCCGTCACCGGGCCGATTGCCTTTGTCGGGCTGATGACACCGCACATTGCCCGCTGGCTGGCCGGCAACGATCACCGCTGGCGGTTACCGCTGACCGCGCTGATCACCCCGGTGCTACTGCTGACAGCCGATATTCTGGGGCGCGTGCTGGTAACCGGCGAACTGCGCGTTTCGATTGTCACCGCCATTCTTGGCGCTCCGCTGTTGATCGTGCTGGTGCGCCGTACCTTCGGGCGGCAGGCCGTATGACGCGCCGCATCGGGTTGCACGGCAGCTGGCTGGTGCTGGCCTGTATGCTGTTTGCCGGGCTGGCGCTGACGCGCGGCGCCTTACCGCTCAGCGCAGAACAGCTGTGGCAGGTGTTGTGCGGTGGCGGTGCGGCAAATGTGCGGCTCATCGTGCTGGAGTGGCGTCTGCCGCGCGTGCTGATGGCGTTACTGATCGGCGCGGCGCTCGGGGTCAGCGGCGCCATTTTTCAGTCGCTGCTGCGTAATCCGCTGGGTAGCCCGGATATTCTCGGTTTCAACACCGGTGCCTATAGCGGCGTGCTGGCGGCGCTGGTGCTGTTCAGCCAGAACATGGCGGCAATTACCGGCGCAGCGCTCACCGGCGGGCTGACCACCGCCGCGCTGGTGTACCTGCTTGCCTGGCGCAACGGCGTGCAGACGTTTCGTCTGATTATGGTCGGTATCAGCGTGCGTGCGCTGCTGATGGCGCTTAATAGCTGGCTGATTATCAGCGCGTCGCTGGATGCGGCGCTTAGCGCCGGTCTGTGGAGCGCCGGATCGCTCAACGGAATCAGCTGGGCGAAAACCCCGCCGGTCATCGCCGTGCTGCTGGCTTCGCTGCTACTGGTGGCGCTGGCAGCGCGCCGTATGCGGCTGCTGGCGATGGGAGAGGATATTGCCTGCGCGCTGGGTGTGCCGGTGGAGCGCAGCCGGCTATGGCTGATGCTGGCAGGGGTACTGCTGACGGCGGCGTCCACCGCGCTGGCCGGGCCTATCTCTTTTGTGGCGCTGCTGGCACCGCAGATAGCCCGGCGGCTGAGCGGCGGTGAAAAAGGGGCTCTGACGCTGGCCGCGCTGTGCGGCGCGCTGCTGCTGCTGGCTGCCGACTATGCCGCGCAGCATCTGTTTCTGCCTTATCAGGTGCCGGCTGGCGTCATCACCGTCAGCCTGGGCGGACTTTATCTGATTACGTTACTGGTGCGGGAGGCACGACGCCCATGACAGAGATCGCTTCCCGGCTGCGCGGCACCGGGCTGACGCTGGGTTATGATAAAAAAGTAGTGGCGGAAAATCTGTCGGTGACCATCCCGGCGGGTGAACTGACGGTGATTATCGGGCCCAACGCCTGCGGAAAATCCACGCTGCTGCGTGCACTCAGCCGGCTGCAAACGCCGCTGAAAGGCGAGGTACTGCTGGACGGGGAAGCCATTGCCCGCTATCCCACCAAAGAGGTGGCGCGCCGCCTGGGGCTGCTGCCGCAAAGCGCGGGCACCCCCGCTGGCATCAGCGTCAGCGAACTGGTGGCGCGCGGGCGGTATCCGCATCAGTCGCTGTTTGGCCGCTGGCGTGCGGAAGATGAAGCCGCCGTGCAGCAGGCGATGCAGGCAACCGGCGTGGCCGATCTGGCGCAGCAGGCGGTGGATACGCTGTCCGGCGGTCAGCGGCAGCGCGTGTGGATTGCCATGGTGCTGGCGCAGCAGACGCCGCTGCTGCTGCTGGATGAGCCAACCACCTGGCTGGATATCACGCACCAGATTGAGCTGCTGGAGCTGATGCAAACCCTCAACCAGCAGCATGGCCGGACGCTGGTGGTGGTGCTGCACGACCTCAATCACGCCTGCCGTTATGCAACCCATCTTATTGCCATGCGCGACGGCAGCATCATCGCCGAAGGGAAACCGGCGCAGATTGTCACCCCCGCGCTGATCGAACAGGTATACGGTTTACGCTGCGTTATCGTCGACGATCCGGTGGCGCATACGCCGATGATTGTGCCGCTGGGCCGGGGCCGGTAACGCCTCCGCCTGCAGCGGGCGGGGAAAGGTGCCCGCGCAGGCGCCTTTTCGCCGGACAGACACGCTACGCGCGGTGGCGCGGCCTGTCCGGTCGGGCGGGAGCCGGCAAACGCTGAGCGCTACGCCAGCAGCTGCTGCAACAGCGGCCCGATCTGCGCAAACAGCGGTGGAGAAATGATCTCTGCATGCGTACACGCCAGCGGATAGACGGTCAGCTCCTCAACATAAGGTGCCCAGGCGCGGCGGGCGTCCAGACCAGGCTGCTGCGTCTGCGTGGCCAGAAACAGCGTGGCGCGTCCGGCAAACCGCGCGCTGCGTGCGGTGGCCAGCAGCCGCACTGCGCTGGCGTAGTTGGCTTCAATGCTGTCAAACATCGCCTGCATCTCTTCCCCCGCCTGATGACGCTGCGCGGCAATAAACTGCTCGCGCTCGCGATTGACCTCGGCGAGTACTGCCGGATCGGGGACATTTTCTCCGCGCTTCTCGTCCCAGTTCTGCGTTTCCGGCGGCCAGGTGTCCAGCAGCCCGAGAAAGGCCACGTCTTCACCGGCTGCCGTCAGGCGGGCAGCAATGCCCTGCGCCAGCGTGCCGCCAAGCGAATAGCCCAGGAAATAGTAAGGTCCGTGCGGTTGCACCTCTCGCAGCGTGCGCAGATGCGCCTCGCACACCTCATCCAGATGCTGACTCTGGTTCAGCGGGCCGGCGCGATCGGGCGACTGAATCCCCACCAGCGACCAGCGCGGATCCAGATAGCGTTGCAGAATGCTGAATTGCCAGGCAAATCCGGAGGCCGGATGGAAGCAAAAGAGCGTCGGCCCGCTGCCCTGGCGCAGCGGCAGCACCGCTTCAAATCCGGCCTGCTGATGCGGCTGGCTGTCATCAAGCAGTGCCGCCAGTTTTTCCACCGTGGAGGCCACCATAATCTGCCCGACCGACACCGGCTGCTGCAGTTCCCGGCGCAGCTGCGCGGCTAACCGCATCGCCAGCAGCGAGTGGCCGCCCAGCGCAAAAAAGTCATCCTGTGCCGTGAGCGTGTCGCAGCCCAGAAGATGGCAAAACGCGGCGGCCAGCCGGGTTTCCAGCCCCGGTCGCGGGGCACGTCCGCAGCTGGCCGGCGTGGCCTGCGGCAGCGGCAGCGCTTTGCGATCCAGCTTCCCGTTGCTGCTGAGCGGGAAAGCCGCCAGCTGCACAATCGCGACCGGCACCATGTGCGCCGGCAGCTGCTGCGCCAGCGCCGCACGCACCGCTTCGCTCTCTGCCGGCTGGCTGGCGATCACATAGCTTACCAGCTGGCGCGCATCGCCCCCGCCGGTGGCCGCGCCCAGCACCACCGCATGGGTGACGGCCTGCCCGATTCCCGGCAGCGCGCAGAGCGCGTGATCGATCTCTTTCAGCTCAATGCGCTGGCCGCGGATTTTAAGCTGATCGTCGCTGCGCCCCAGATACTCCACGGCACCGTTATCCAGCCAGCGAGCAATGTCACCGGTGAGATACATGCGTTCGCCGGGGACGAACGGGTCGGCGATAAAGCGGCTGGCGGTCAGATCAGGTCGGTGCAGATACCCGTGCGCCAGCTGAATACCGGTGAGGTAGAGATCGCCCGCCACGCCCGGCGGCACCGGCTGCATCTGCGCATCCAGAATGCGCAGGCCGGTATTCCAGACGGGAAAACCAATCGGCACGTCCGGTCCGGTCAACGCCGCCAGCGCCGCGCCAAAAGCCGGATAAGCACTGACATCCACTGCGGCTTCGGTCGGGCCATACAGATTATGCAGCGGCACCTGCGTCAGTTTTTCCCACGCGCGCGCCAGATCGGCAGGTAACGCTTCGCCGCTGCAGAACACCTGCCGCAGGCTGCGGCAGCAGGCCAGCGCCTGCGGTGTGTCCAGCGCGGCGACAAAGGCAGCCAGCATAGACGGGACGAAATGGGTGACGGTGACGTTATAGCGGGCAAACAGCTGCTGCAGTGCATGGGGATCGCGGTGCGCATCCGGCGGAGCCATCACCAGCTGTGCGCCGCTCAGCAGCGGCCAGAAAAACTCCCACACGGAGACGTCAAAGCTGCTGGGCGTTTTCTGCAGCACCACGTCGTCAGCCTGCAGCGGATAGCGGTCCTGCATCCACAGCAGGCGATTAACGATGGCTTCATGCCCCACCAGCACGCCCTTCGGCCGGCCGGTGGAGCCGGAGGTATAAATCACATAGGCGCCGTCCTGCGGCTCAGGTGCCGTGGCGGGCGCCGGGGCATCGTCACGGGTATATAGCCGGTCAAACAGGCGTTGTGACACCGGGGAAATGGCGGCGAAGCGTGCGCTCAGCGGCGTGCAGGTGATCAGCAGCGCCGCGGCGGCATCCTCCAGCATCAGCTGCAGCCGTTCATCCGGATAGCCAGTATCCAGCGGCAGATAGATCGCCCCCAGCGCCACAATCGCCTGCAGCGCCAGCGAGAGCTGCACCGATCGCGGCAGCGCCACGGCGACAATATCGCCGCGCTGCACACCGGCGGTGCGGAGGTCGTCAGCCAGCGCAAACACCTGCTGCTGCATCTGGCGATAGCTGAGCTGATGCGCGGCGTCCGCCAGCGCCGGGGCCGCCGGGGTACGCGCCGCCTGGCGCGCCAGCAGCGAAGCCAGCGTCTCAGCCGGCAGCGGGTGCGCGGTCTGATTAACCGTAGCCAGCAGCTGCTGATCTTCCGGCGTCAGCAGACTGAGCTCACCCAGCGCCTGCCGGGGAGCCGCCGCCAGCTGCGCAAGCAGCAGCGCAAACCGGCTGGCGTGCTGCTGCAGCGTTGCCGGCTGATAGCGCGCCGCATTGGCCAGCAGCTCCAGCGTCAGCTCACCCTGTTCGCCCAGGTAAAGGGCAATTTCCAGGTCGCGCACCGGCCCGGAGGCCAGCGCATGGGTCGTGCCCGCAATACCGGCAAAATCCAGCTGGTAGTCAAACATCTTCAGATTGATCACCGGACTATAAAGCGGATCGCCATCGCCGGCGCGGCCCAGATCGCGCTGCACCTGTTCCGCATCGTAGCGCTGGTGGCGCC belongs to Candidatus Pantoea soli and includes:
- a CDS encoding ATP-binding cassette domain-containing protein; translation: MTEIASRLRGTGLTLGYDKKVVAENLSVTIPAGELTVIIGPNACGKSTLLRALSRLQTPLKGEVLLDGEAIARYPTKEVARRLGLLPQSAGTPAGISVSELVARGRYPHQSLFGRWRAEDEAAVQQAMQATGVADLAQQAVDTLSGGQRQRVWIAMVLAQQTPLLLLDEPTTWLDITHQIELLELMQTLNQQHGRTLVVVLHDLNHACRYATHLIAMRDGSIIAEGKPAQIVTPALIEQVYGLRCVIVDDPVAHTPMIVPLGRGR
- the fepG gene encoding iron-enterobactin ABC transporter permease — protein: MTRRIGLHGSWLVLACMLFAGLALTRGALPLSAEQLWQVLCGGGAANVRLIVLEWRLPRVLMALLIGAALGVSGAIFQSLLRNPLGSPDILGFNTGAYSGVLAALVLFSQNMAAITGAALTGGLTTAALVYLLAWRNGVQTFRLIMVGISVRALLMALNSWLIISASLDAALSAGLWSAGSLNGISWAKTPPVIAVLLASLLLVALAARRMRLLAMGEDIACALGVPVERSRLWLMLAGVLLTAASTALAGPISFVALLAPQIARRLSGGEKGALTLAALCGALLLLAADYAAQHLFLPYQVPAGVITVSLGGLYLITLLVREARRP
- a CDS encoding enterobactin synthase subunit F: MNDTPIDQQTLPLVAAQPGIWMADQLSPWHNAYAVAHVTELHGAIDIPLLQQAIVAGMQEADTLNMAFGEIDGEPRQWPQPQHFTAPDVVDLRHEASPAAAAQALMRNDLQSDLRVLSGAPLWHHRLFRLGDRHWFWYQRYHHLVLDGFSFTALTRRIASLYSAAVQQQPAAPAPFIPFREVVAEYQRYQASAAWQRDAAFWREKGQTLPPPASLSPLPLAGASPAADLLRHSVTLDRAAFCALTHQHPQLSAADLAVALVALWLARLSGQTAFTTGFIFMRRIGSVALSATGPVINVLPVAVHYDPAQPLQDLAVQLAAEVKTVRRHQRYDAEQVQRDLGRAGDGDPLYSPVINLKMFDYQLDFAGIAGTTHALASGPVRDLEIALYLGEQGELTLELLANAARYQPATLQQHASRFALLLAQLAAAPRQALGELSLLTPEDQQLLATVNQTAHPLPAETLASLLARQAARTPAAPALADAAHQLSYRQMQQQVFALADDLRTAGVQRGDIVAVALPRSVQLSLALQAIVALGAIYLPLDTGYPDERLQLMLEDAAAALLITCTPLSARFAAISPVSQRLFDRLYTRDDAPAPATAPEPQDGAYVIYTSGSTGRPKGVLVGHEAIVNRLLWMQDRYPLQADDVVLQKTPSSFDVSVWEFFWPLLSGAQLVMAPPDAHRDPHALQQLFARYNVTVTHFVPSMLAAFVAALDTPQALACCRSLRQVFCSGEALPADLARAWEKLTQVPLHNLYGPTEAAVDVSAYPAFGAALAALTGPDVPIGFPVWNTGLRILDAQMQPVPPGVAGDLYLTGIQLAHGYLHRPDLTASRFIADPFVPGERMYLTGDIARWLDNGAVEYLGRSDDQLKIRGQRIELKEIDHALCALPGIGQAVTHAVVLGAATGGGDARQLVSYVIASQPAESEAVRAALAQQLPAHMVPVAIVQLAAFPLSSNGKLDRKALPLPQATPASCGRAPRPGLETRLAAAFCHLLGCDTLTAQDDFFALGGHSLLAMRLAAQLRRELQQPVSVGQIMVASTVEKLAALLDDSQPHQQAGFEAVLPLRQGSGPTLFCFHPASGFAWQFSILQRYLDPRWSLVGIQSPDRAGPLNQSQHLDEVCEAHLRTLREVQPHGPYYFLGYSLGGTLAQGIAARLTAAGEDVAFLGLLDTWPPETQNWDEKRGENVPDPAVLAEVNREREQFIAAQRHQAGEEMQAMFDSIEANYASAVRLLATARSARFAGRATLFLATQTQQPGLDARRAWAPYVEELTVYPLACTHAEIISPPLFAQIGPLLQQLLA